The proteins below are encoded in one region of Pseudomonas putida NBRC 14164:
- a CDS encoding IS110 family transposase: MAMQVGKLIVGADVAKAELVIHHDDRDEIIKVKNTKPEIKKWLKQQPLNTAIAVEATNVYHLDLVELAHSLGFEVYVIDGFQLSNYRKSVGVRVKTDPTDARLLSRFLRNEGEDLRPWTPPPAVYGKLQSLLRRRAALVTARTAMTQSWANEALLKAAFTTFVKSIDRLDLLIQKKIKEVLREAGLHEQVARCQAVEGIGFLTATALVMAFMRGEFKSSDSYIAFLGMDLRVIDSGQKNGRRRLTKRGCSEIRRLLHNAAMSASRTATWKGLYEQHRNAGKATTQALVILARKLARVAFALMKNQDEYVTKGGKAPC; encoded by the coding sequence GTGGCAATGCAGGTTGGCAAATTGATCGTCGGTGCGGATGTCGCGAAAGCTGAGTTAGTGATTCATCACGATGATCGCGATGAGATCATCAAGGTGAAAAATACCAAACCAGAAATCAAGAAATGGCTGAAGCAACAGCCTCTCAACACGGCAATTGCTGTTGAGGCGACCAATGTTTACCACCTGGACTTGGTTGAGCTGGCCCATAGCCTGGGTTTCGAGGTCTATGTCATTGATGGATTCCAACTGAGCAACTACCGCAAAAGCGTGGGTGTACGGGTAAAAACGGACCCCACTGATGCTCGGTTGTTGTCCCGTTTTTTGAGAAACGAGGGGGAAGACCTCCGCCCTTGGACTCCCCCTCCCGCCGTCTACGGCAAGCTTCAGAGCCTTCTGCGACGCCGAGCGGCCTTGGTGACTGCCCGCACGGCGATGACTCAGAGCTGGGCTAATGAAGCCCTTTTGAAAGCCGCCTTCACAACCTTTGTAAAATCGATAGACCGGCTGGATTTGTTGATCCAAAAGAAAATTAAAGAAGTGCTGCGCGAAGCAGGGCTGCACGAGCAAGTTGCTCGCTGCCAGGCGGTAGAGGGTATTGGGTTTCTCACGGCCACTGCCTTGGTAATGGCTTTTATGCGGGGCGAGTTCAAGAGCAGTGATTCGTACATTGCATTCCTGGGAATGGATCTACGAGTGATTGATTCTGGGCAGAAGAATGGACGTCGTCGCCTTACCAAGCGAGGCTGCTCAGAAATCCGTCGCCTGCTGCATAACGCGGCGATGTCAGCCAGCCGGACGGCCACTTGGAAAGGGCTCTACGAACAGCATCGCAATGCGGGTAAAGCAACAACCCAGGCGTTGGTAATCCTGGCCAGGAAGCTTGCACGAGTGGCATTCGCCCTGATGAAGAATCAGGACGAATATGTCACCAAGGGTGGGAAAGCGCCTTGCTGA
- a CDS encoding acyltransferase, whose protein sequence is MRRLLTGILTTTLLLLNTVVLICPLLVFALLKLVLPGRGRDYASWAVMWVAETWSEIDKAIFALCIPTEWDIRGVENLRKDTSYLAVSNHQTWVDIPALIESLNRRTPFFKFFLKKELIWVPLLGLAWWGLDYPFMKRYSKAFLEKHPELKGKDLEITKAACELFKRQPVTVVNYLEGTRFTETKRQEQQSPYRYLLKPKAGGVAFVLAALGEQLDALLDVTIVYPGNQAPGFWALLNGSISRVIIDIQVRELDPALWAGDYENDPEFRQTVQAWVNQLWAAKDQRIEELRGELG, encoded by the coding sequence ATGCGTCGCCTGCTGACCGGCATTCTTACCACCACTCTGCTGCTGCTCAATACTGTTGTGTTGATCTGCCCGCTGCTGGTCTTTGCCCTGCTCAAGCTGGTGCTGCCGGGCCGTGGCCGCGACTATGCCTCGTGGGCAGTGATGTGGGTGGCCGAAACCTGGTCGGAAATCGACAAGGCCATCTTCGCCCTGTGCATTCCTACAGAGTGGGACATCCGCGGCGTAGAGAACCTGCGTAAGGACACCTCCTATCTTGCGGTAAGCAACCACCAGACCTGGGTCGATATCCCGGCGTTGATCGAAAGCCTCAACCGCCGCACGCCTTTCTTCAAGTTCTTCCTCAAGAAGGAATTGATCTGGGTTCCGCTGCTGGGCCTTGCCTGGTGGGGGCTGGATTACCCGTTCATGAAGCGCTACAGCAAGGCGTTTCTGGAAAAGCACCCCGAGCTCAAGGGCAAGGACCTGGAGATCACCAAGGCGGCCTGCGAGCTGTTCAAGCGTCAGCCAGTGACCGTGGTCAACTACCTGGAAGGCACCCGGTTTACCGAAACCAAGCGCCAGGAACAGCAGTCACCGTATCGCTACCTGCTCAAGCCCAAGGCTGGCGGCGTGGCCTTTGTGCTGGCGGCGTTGGGTGAACAACTGGATGCACTGCTGGACGTGACCATCGTGTACCCCGGCAACCAGGCACCGGGGTTCTGGGCATTGCTCAATGGCAGCATTAGCCGGGTGATTATCGACATTCAGGTGCGGGAGCTGGACCCGGCATTGTGGGCGGGCGATTACGAGAATGACCCCGAGTTCCGGCAGACCGTACAGGCCTGGGTGAACCAGCTGTGGGCGGCGAAGGACCAGCGGATCGAGGAGCTGCGGGGAGAGCTGGGCTGA
- the rloA2 gene encoding retropepsin-like aspartic peptidase RloA2 gives MKSLFAMLSLLALPVMAAEPTIYGRYENIALPELGETLKAKMDTGAFTASLSAKDIELFNRDGDEWVRFRLATKDSDGKVYEHKVSRISKIKGRADEEEEGDAPEISKRPVVDLELCLGDVKRTVEVNLVDRSSFNYPLLVGSKALREFKAAVNPAKKFTAGKPDC, from the coding sequence GTGAAATCTCTGTTTGCCATGTTGTCACTGTTGGCGCTGCCAGTAATGGCCGCCGAACCTACAATCTACGGCCGGTACGAGAACATCGCCCTGCCTGAGCTGGGCGAAACCCTGAAGGCCAAGATGGACACCGGTGCCTTCACCGCGTCGCTGTCGGCCAAGGACATTGAGCTGTTCAACCGCGATGGCGACGAGTGGGTACGTTTCCGCTTGGCGACCAAGGACTCGGACGGCAAGGTGTACGAGCACAAGGTCTCGCGCATCAGCAAGATCAAGGGCCGTGCCGATGAAGAGGAAGAGGGCGATGCGCCGGAAATTTCCAAGCGCCCGGTGGTGGACCTGGAGCTGTGCCTGGGTGACGTGAAGCGCACCGTGGAAGTGAACCTGGTGGACCGCAGCAGCTTCAACTACCCGCTGCTGGTGGGGTCCAAGGCGCTGCGTGAGTTCAAGGCCGCGGTCAACCCGGCCAAGAAGTTTACCGCTGGCAAGCCCGATTGCTGA
- a CDS encoding APC family permease, producing the protein MANQPSSTPAQLRRVLGLPALVFFGLVYMVPLTIFTTYGIVTELTGGRTAGAYLVTLVAMLFTAASYSFMVKRFPVAGSAYSYTNMAFGPNIGFLAGWSLLLDYLFLPMINYLLIGLFLNIAFPAVPAWAFVLACIALVTVLNVVGINSVAKTSNLIVGAQIVFIGVFVALSCQTLAGQPLDLLSPLLGDGSKPGFGHLMAGAAVLCLSFLGFDAVSTLAEECRDARRDVPRAIILTTLFAGLLFTLLAYVSQLVLPGSSFANADAAANEVMFKAGGQFLTNFFTAAYVAGSLGSALASQAAVSRILFTMGRDNVLPRRSFGYLSPRFGTPVFAILLVSAFSLLALVIDLATLASLISFGALVAFSAVNLAVVKTHLMDDASQRDAKGLLSYGVVPLVGLGLTLWLWTSLSALTLVIGLCWFALGLAYLAALTAGFRRPVRMVDFSEAG; encoded by the coding sequence ATGGCCAACCAACCTAGCTCTACCCCCGCCCAGCTTCGCCGTGTTCTCGGCCTCCCCGCCCTGGTGTTCTTCGGCCTGGTCTACATGGTCCCGCTGACCATCTTCACCACCTACGGCATCGTCACCGAACTCACCGGTGGCCGCACCGCCGGCGCCTACCTGGTCACCCTGGTGGCCATGCTGTTCACCGCTGCGTCCTACAGCTTCATGGTCAAACGCTTCCCGGTGGCGGGCTCGGCGTATTCCTACACCAACATGGCCTTCGGCCCCAATATCGGCTTCCTTGCCGGCTGGTCGCTGCTGCTCGACTACCTGTTCCTGCCGATGATCAACTACCTGCTGATCGGCCTGTTCCTCAACATCGCGTTCCCGGCAGTGCCCGCCTGGGCCTTCGTACTCGCCTGCATCGCCCTGGTGACAGTGCTGAACGTGGTCGGCATCAACTCGGTGGCCAAGACCAGCAACCTGATCGTCGGCGCGCAGATCGTATTTATCGGCGTGTTTGTCGCGCTGTCCTGCCAGACACTCGCCGGCCAGCCGCTCGATCTGCTGTCGCCGCTGCTGGGTGACGGCAGCAAACCAGGCTTCGGTCACTTGATGGCTGGCGCAGCGGTGCTGTGCCTGTCGTTCCTCGGCTTCGACGCCGTATCGACCCTGGCCGAAGAATGCCGCGACGCACGCCGCGACGTGCCACGGGCGATCATCCTCACCACCCTGTTTGCCGGCTTGCTGTTCACCCTGCTGGCCTACGTCAGCCAACTGGTGCTGCCGGGCAGCAGCTTCGCCAATGCCGATGCGGCGGCCAACGAAGTGATGTTCAAGGCTGGCGGGCAGTTCCTTACCAACTTCTTCACCGCCGCTTATGTTGCAGGCAGCCTGGGTTCGGCGCTGGCCTCGCAGGCGGCGGTGTCGCGCATCCTGTTCACCATGGGCCGCGACAACGTGCTGCCACGCCGTAGCTTCGGCTACCTGTCGCCGCGCTTTGGTACGCCAGTGTTCGCTATCTTGCTGGTGTCAGCCTTCTCGCTGCTGGCGCTGGTGATCGACCTGGCTACCCTCGCCTCGCTGATCAGCTTCGGCGCGCTGGTGGCGTTCTCGGCGGTGAACCTGGCGGTGGTGAAGACGCACCTGATGGACGATGCAAGCCAGCGGGATGCCAAGGGGCTGCTGAGCTATGGCGTGGTGCCACTGGTGGGATTGGGGCTGACACTGTGGCTGTGGACGAGCCTGTCGGCGCTGACGCTGGTGATCGGGTTGTGCTGGTTTGCGCTGGGGTTGGCGTATCTGGCGGCGCTGACTGCCGGTTTCCGCCGCCCAGTGCGTATGGTGGACTTCTCCGAAGCCGGCTGA